In Hydrogenovibrio marinus, a single genomic region encodes these proteins:
- the neuC gene encoding UDP-N-acetylglucosamine 2-epimerase, whose product MTIASTKQFQQAQNRRKIAVVTATRAEYGLLSQLIGLLEKHPDFELQLYVTGGHLSDEQGYTVERIRQDGHPITAEVPILSHSELDTPFGISKTTAKALEGFASVFAQHHPDALFVLGDRYELLGICSAALLANIPIFHLHGGEVTEGAVDDAIRHAVTKMASLHFVAAEPYRQRVVQMGEQPDTVFNVGAPGLDVIYQIDKLPLTEIETFLEMTIHSPIFLVTYHPVSWGDTQGQQALENLFNAFESLKTDYPDMSIVWTASNTDVGGHALNQRIQQWVVETEVNAEFVTSLGSQRYLSLMGLCDVVVGNSSSGIIEAPAIGTPTVNIGERQKGRLMADSIIQCDESTAAIIDAIHHAMKLSTAGVTSLYGKGDTAQQILQVLEKTDFDTLLPKRFYDLSYDV is encoded by the coding sequence TTGACGATAGCCTCGACTAAACAGTTTCAACAAGCACAAAACCGGCGCAAAATCGCTGTGGTGACGGCAACCCGTGCCGAGTATGGGCTACTGTCACAATTGATTGGTTTGCTGGAAAAGCATCCTGATTTTGAGTTGCAGCTGTATGTTACCGGTGGACACTTGTCAGATGAGCAAGGCTATACCGTTGAGCGCATCCGTCAGGATGGTCATCCCATTACGGCAGAAGTGCCCATTTTGAGCCATTCAGAGCTAGACACACCATTCGGCATTTCCAAAACCACTGCCAAAGCACTAGAAGGTTTCGCGTCGGTTTTTGCACAACATCATCCTGATGCACTCTTTGTTTTGGGCGATCGTTATGAGTTACTCGGCATCTGCTCGGCAGCCTTATTGGCGAATATCCCCATTTTCCATCTCCATGGGGGAGAGGTGACAGAAGGCGCGGTAGATGACGCTATCCGCCATGCGGTTACCAAAATGGCTTCCCTACACTTTGTTGCTGCAGAACCTTATCGCCAGAGAGTGGTTCAGATGGGCGAGCAACCCGATACCGTCTTTAATGTTGGCGCACCGGGTTTGGATGTGATTTATCAGATCGACAAACTGCCGTTGACTGAGATCGAAACCTTTTTGGAGATGACCATTCACTCCCCGATTTTTTTGGTGACTTATCATCCGGTTTCTTGGGGGGACACACAAGGGCAACAGGCACTGGAAAACCTGTTTAATGCCTTTGAATCCTTGAAAACAGATTACCCGGATATGTCGATTGTTTGGACGGCGTCCAACACTGATGTCGGTGGGCATGCTTTGAATCAGCGCATCCAACAATGGGTGGTGGAAACCGAAGTGAATGCCGAGTTTGTTACCTCACTAGGCTCGCAGCGTTATTTGAGCTTGATGGGCTTATGCGATGTCGTCGTGGGGAACTCCTCCAGCGGCATCATCGAAGCACCCGCCATCGGTACGCCGACTGTGAATATAGGCGAACGCCAAAAAGGCAGACTGATGGCAGACTCTATTATCCAATGTGATGAATCTACAGCCGCTATCATTGACGCCATCCACCACGCCATGAAGTTATCGACAGCTGGCGTCACCAGCCTTTATGGTAAAGGCGATACCGCCCAACAGATACTCCAAGTGCTTGAAAAAACAGATTTTGACACCTTGCTGCCTAAGCGATTCTACGACCTCTCTTATGACGTTTAA